Proteins from one Emys orbicularis isolate rEmyOrb1 chromosome 2, rEmyOrb1.hap1, whole genome shotgun sequence genomic window:
- the LOC135874814 gene encoding cathelicidin-2-like gives METCLKVLLLVGVVTAAPTPSSAPLPTHEDAILAAVLVYNQEPALTLAYRLLEAEPQPDWDVSSKTIQPLKFTVQETVCPVSENRDFNQCEFKEDGLVKDCSGFFSTVQDPPSVIIKCEEASEEPNVVTRGRWGRWRRKAGRFIKRNRWNIIATGLKLIG, from the exons ATGGAGACCTGCCTGAAAGTCCTGCTGCTCGTCGGGGtggtcacagcagcccccacgccATCATCAGCCCCTCTGCCAACCCACGAGGATGCGATTTTAGCTGCAGTTCTGGTGTACAACCAAGAGCCAGCCTTAACACTGGCCTATCGGCTCCTGGAAGCTGAGCCGCAGCCAGACTGG GACGTGTCTTCAAAAACGATCCAACCGCTGAAATTCACTGTTCAAGAGACAGTGTGCCCGGTATCAGAGAACCGTGACTTCAACCAGTGTGAATTCAAAGAAGATGGG CTGGTCAAAGACTGCTCTGGATTCTTCTCCACTGTACAGGACCCCCCTTCCGTCATTATCAAATGCGAGGAGGCGTCTGAGGAG CCTAATGTCGTCACACGGGGCCGCTGGGGACGTTGGAGGAGAAAAGCTGGTAGGTTTATTAAGCGAAATCGCTGGAACATCATTGCTACCGGTCTCAAGTTGATCGGCTAA